In Paenibacillus sp. FSL R7-0345, a single window of DNA contains:
- a CDS encoding DUF6379 domain-containing protein yields MFDNYVLTDNSLENVKNDGEITGYKMRTRITYYRGIPLSMVHDIQVEVDGQEVPRESIRFSPDGEIYFTLEEMKTVTSYKWEYGQEGIVYVEQPGGLAPGEHKVKLTQVSRVAYIPVPFAGTQTKTLMVQ; encoded by the coding sequence ATGTTCGATAACTATGTCCTAACCGATAACAGTCTTGAGAATGTCAAAAATGACGGGGAAATCACCGGCTACAAAATGCGCACGCGCATTACCTACTACCGCGGTATTCCGCTTTCCATGGTCCATGATATCCAGGTTGAGGTTGACGGACAGGAAGTTCCCCGTGAAAGTATCCGTTTTTCGCCGGATGGGGAGATTTATTTTACCCTTGAAGAAATGAAGACGGTAACCAGCTATAAGTGGGAGTATGGGCAAGAAGGCATTGTGTATGTGGAGCAGCCAGGCGGGCTTGCCCCAGGCGAGCATAAGGTGAAGCTGACTCAGGTCTCGCGTGTTGCGTACATCCCCGTACCTTTTGCCGGAACGCAGACAAAGACATTGATGGTGCAATAA
- a CDS encoding sodium-dependent transporter, whose amino-acid sequence MNQQKGQQSLLTEKKERFSSSGFIFAAIGSSVGLGNMWKFPYITGENGGAAFFLLFIVCLVLIGLPVLLAELAIGRSGRGSAATSFIRAGGGKAWKAAGILQVIAPFLILSFYLIVAGWTLQYAVISFNGQLFNTTDYAGEFGSFISGYMPIVWQGVAMLITAAVVILGVSGGIEKFNKVLIPGLIVLLIVLMIRAVTLPGSSAGVSFFLKPDFSVLTAESALVALGHAFFSLSLGMGILLTYGSYVDKRQSLGTATLAIGAGDLLYAFIAGLIIFPTTFSFGIAPDQGPSLIFVALPAAFSAMPFGAFFGGLFFILLAIAALTSAVSLLEVPVSYAMERWGWSRPRAVWILSLVCFLVGIPSAMSLGMFPELTFGGKALFDWMDFITSNIMLPLGGLLITIFAGYFWKNAADAAGLNARWFRIWLFTLRYVAPVLVFLVLLHTSGIIKF is encoded by the coding sequence ATGAATCAACAAAAAGGTCAACAAAGCCTGCTGACTGAGAAAAAAGAACGTTTCTCGAGCAGCGGCTTCATTTTTGCAGCCATCGGCAGCTCGGTGGGTCTGGGGAATATGTGGAAGTTTCCTTATATAACAGGGGAAAACGGGGGCGCAGCCTTTTTCCTGCTCTTCATTGTCTGCCTCGTGCTGATCGGCTTGCCGGTGCTGCTGGCTGAGCTGGCGATCGGACGCAGCGGACGCGGAAGCGCCGCAACCTCGTTTATCCGGGCCGGAGGCGGAAAAGCCTGGAAGGCTGCCGGTATTTTGCAGGTCATCGCGCCGTTTCTGATTCTTTCATTCTACTTGATTGTTGCTGGCTGGACATTGCAGTATGCGGTTATTTCCTTTAACGGACAGCTGTTCAACACTACGGATTATGCGGGTGAATTTGGTTCCTTTATCTCCGGTTACATGCCGATTGTCTGGCAGGGCGTAGCCATGCTGATTACAGCGGCTGTCGTTATTCTCGGCGTATCCGGCGGGATTGAGAAATTCAATAAAGTCCTGATTCCAGGGTTGATTGTACTGTTAATTGTACTGATGATCCGTGCCGTTACACTGCCGGGCTCATCTGCAGGGGTTTCCTTCTTCCTTAAACCGGACTTTTCGGTGCTGACGGCGGAATCCGCACTGGTCGCACTGGGACATGCCTTTTTCTCACTGTCGCTCGGGATGGGGATTCTGCTGACTTACGGCTCCTATGTAGATAAAAGACAGTCACTTGGTACTGCCACACTGGCTATCGGCGCAGGCGATCTGCTCTATGCGTTCATTGCCGGCCTGATTATTTTCCCGACAACGTTCTCGTTCGGGATTGCACCCGATCAGGGGCCATCGCTGATCTTTGTTGCGCTTCCGGCGGCGTTCTCTGCGATGCCTTTCGGTGCCTTCTTCGGCGGCCTGTTCTTCATCCTGCTGGCAATTGCCGCTCTGACTTCGGCCGTATCGCTGCTTGAGGTTCCTGTATCCTATGCAATGGAACGCTGGGGCTGGAGCCGTCCGCGTGCTGTCTGGATTCTGTCGCTGGTCTGCTTCCTGGTCGGTATTCCGTCAGCGATGTCGCTGGGCATGTTCCCTGAGCTTACATTCGGCGGAAAAGCACTGTTCGACTGGATGGACTTCATCACCTCCAACATCATGCTGCCGCTCGGCGGCCTGCTGATTACCATTTTTGCCGGCTACTTCTGGAAAAATGCGGCTGATGCAGCCGGACTGAATGCCCGCTGGTTCCGCATCTGGCTGTTTACCCTGCGTTATGTAGCGCCGGTGCTTGTATTCCTGGTGCTGCTGCATACTTCGGGAATCATCAAATTCTAA
- a CDS encoding glycoside hydrolase family 31 protein, whose amino-acid sequence MDQTTKCKQLIRLLPGECWWGGRAADGKSMPYGTELFRADLDEHHYGNQACPLLLSSQGRYIWSEEPFAFRFEDGVLSISGQGELISGEGYGSLKGAFGQASRSYFPPAPGIPEELLFTAPQYNLWIELLYEPAQEKVLQYAHKVLEHGLPPGVIMIDDSWHEPYGTWTFHSGRFPDPGRMVQELHDLGFKVMLWVCPFISPDSRTFRQLEPAGMLLKDREGKTALRKWWNGFSAVLDCTNPEAVKWIQAQLDTLQQEYGIDGFKLDAGDAEFYEPDDQAFVPSTRSGHSEAWARAGLKYRLNEYRACWKLAGQPLVQRLKDKSHDWEENGLGALIPDGLAQGLLGYAYTCPDMIGGGEIGSLTSARIDPELFVRYAQCSALFPMMQYSAAPWRVLDEEHLAICVEAARLHAQFGSEILELARRASVTGEPIMRHMAYEFPGQGLEAVKDQFMLGGSVLVAPVIRKGMRSRSVIFPEGTWTGDDGSIVTGPAELEIEAPLSRLPYYRKG is encoded by the coding sequence ATGGATCAGACGACAAAATGCAAACAGCTTATCAGGCTGCTTCCGGGGGAATGCTGGTGGGGAGGACGCGCTGCTGATGGCAAAAGCATGCCCTACGGGACGGAGCTGTTCCGGGCGGATCTGGATGAGCACCATTACGGGAATCAGGCTTGTCCGCTGCTGCTCTCCAGCCAGGGAAGATATATCTGGAGTGAAGAGCCCTTTGCATTCCGGTTTGAAGACGGTGTCTTGTCGATATCCGGACAGGGTGAACTAATCAGCGGAGAGGGCTACGGCAGTTTAAAAGGCGCATTCGGGCAGGCATCCCGCAGCTACTTTCCGCCTGCTCCCGGCATACCGGAGGAGCTGCTGTTCACCGCACCGCAGTACAATCTGTGGATCGAGCTGCTCTATGAGCCGGCTCAGGAGAAGGTATTGCAGTATGCGCATAAGGTGCTTGAGCACGGGTTGCCTCCGGGTGTCATCATGATTGATGACAGCTGGCATGAGCCATACGGCACCTGGACCTTTCATTCCGGCAGATTTCCTGATCCCGGCCGGATGGTTCAGGAGCTTCATGATCTGGGCTTCAAAGTCATGCTGTGGGTCTGTCCATTCATCAGTCCGGATTCGCGTACATTCCGCCAGCTTGAGCCTGCCGGAATGCTGCTGAAGGACCGGGAGGGCAAAACTGCCCTGCGGAAATGGTGGAACGGCTTCAGCGCCGTGCTGGACTGCACTAATCCGGAAGCGGTCAAGTGGATTCAAGCGCAGCTGGATACCCTGCAGCAGGAGTACGGAATCGACGGGTTCAAGCTGGACGCCGGCGACGCTGAGTTCTATGAGCCGGACGATCAGGCTTTTGTTCCATCCACGCGCAGCGGACACAGCGAGGCTTGGGCCAGAGCCGGCCTGAAATACAGGCTGAACGAGTACCGGGCCTGCTGGAAGCTGGCCGGACAGCCGCTGGTTCAGCGGCTGAAGGATAAAAGCCATGACTGGGAGGAGAACGGGCTGGGCGCACTGATTCCCGACGGGCTGGCCCAAGGCCTGCTGGGCTATGCGTACACCTGCCCCGATATGATCGGCGGGGGGGAAATCGGCAGCCTGACCTCAGCCAGGATCGATCCTGAACTATTCGTCCGGTATGCCCAGTGTTCTGCGCTGTTCCCGATGATGCAGTATTCGGCTGCACCGTGGCGGGTGCTGGATGAGGAGCATTTGGCTATCTGCGTAGAGGCAGCCCGGCTGCATGCGCAGTTCGGCAGCGAAATCCTGGAGCTGGCCCGCCGCGCCTCCGTTACCGGCGAGCCGATCATGCGCCATATGGCGTACGAGTTCCCGGGCCAGGGCCTGGAGGCCGTCAAGGACCAGTTTATGCTGGGTGGCAGCGTTCTGGTTGCTCCGGTTATCCGCAAAGGGATGAGATCCCGCAGCGTGATTTTCCCGGAAGGAACATGGACCGGGGATGACGGCAGCATCGTTACCGGCCCTGCTGAGCTGGAGATTGAGGCCCCGCTCAGCCGGCTGCCGTATTACCGGAAGGGGTAA
- a CDS encoding AraC family transcriptional regulator, translated as MSEPASYAFHNDDTSILTLSSIGWQRISSPEYSFAGNERPDSGHVIFQYTLSGQGWIEVEQQLIPLTRGTGFLVRVPSNHRYYYSDQGQPWEILWLNLRGDEANRIWELIIAQEGHVIQREADSPLVTGLWELLRTIAEEKVTDKYVLSAQVYSWLLDLVRTSREITKEISAATSSIMLKAKKYLKTHYAEPLTLDMIAEHCGVNKHHLCRLFQKSEQTSPLAYLRERRVEAALSLLRTTDLSVQEIGRQCGFESPSYFGKVFREYMSMTPKEYRLKKLEFPYDAIYYD; from the coding sequence ATGTCAGAGCCAGCATCCTATGCTTTTCATAATGACGATACTTCAATATTGACGCTCAGCTCTATCGGCTGGCAGAGAATCAGCAGTCCCGAATACAGCTTTGCAGGCAATGAGCGCCCGGACTCGGGGCATGTTATTTTTCAATATACGCTTAGCGGTCAGGGCTGGATCGAGGTGGAGCAGCAGCTGATTCCTCTAACCAGGGGCACGGGCTTTCTGGTCCGGGTTCCAAGCAATCACCGTTATTACTATTCGGATCAGGGCCAGCCCTGGGAAATTCTCTGGCTGAATCTGCGGGGTGACGAGGCAAACCGTATCTGGGAGCTGATTATTGCGCAGGAGGGGCATGTCATACAGAGAGAAGCCGATTCCCCGCTGGTCACGGGACTATGGGAGCTGCTGAGGACGATTGCCGAGGAAAAAGTGACCGACAAATATGTGCTGTCCGCCCAGGTCTACAGCTGGCTGCTCGATTTGGTCAGAACAAGCCGGGAGATCACCAAGGAGATCAGCGCTGCTACCAGCTCGATTATGTTAAAAGCCAAAAAATACTTGAAGACTCATTACGCCGAGCCGCTGACTCTGGATATGATTGCAGAGCATTGCGGGGTCAATAAGCACCACCTGTGCCGGCTCTTTCAGAAATCCGAACAGACCTCCCCTCTCGCTTATCTGCGGGAACGGCGGGTGGAAGCGGCGCTCTCCCTCCTGCGTACGACAGATCTCTCCGTTCAGGAAATCGGCCGGCAGTGCGGGTTTGAGAGCCCCAGCTATTTCGGCAAAGTGTTCCGCGAATATATGTCCATGACCCCCAAGGAATACCGGCTGAAGAAGCTGGAGTTTCCGTACGATGCCATTTACTATGATTAG
- a CDS encoding pyridoxamine 5'-phosphate oxidase family protein, translating into MSTLNNSHQEAVETVRKLIKGIDTAMFTTISPEGLVSRPMKTQEVEFDGDLWFLTKRDTSKFDEILHDPRVNVVYADKSYVSIRGVARIVEDVAKKKEFWNPGYEAFLKTSYDDPEVILIQVHAEAAEYWKSGNLAEKATYMFKRITNQNTEDSNLNQTVELE; encoded by the coding sequence ATGTCAACTTTGAACAATAGCCACCAGGAGGCTGTCGAGACGGTCCGCAAGCTGATTAAGGGCATTGATACGGCGATGTTCACTACGATTTCACCTGAAGGTCTGGTTTCCCGGCCGATGAAAACGCAGGAAGTGGAATTTGACGGGGATCTGTGGTTCCTGACCAAACGGGATACCAGCAAGTTCGACGAGATTCTGCACGACCCGCGGGTTAACGTGGTATACGCAGATAAATCCTATGTATCTATCCGCGGTGTGGCGAGAATCGTAGAGGATGTGGCCAAGAAGAAGGAATTCTGGAATCCGGGCTATGAGGCTTTTTTGAAGACCAGCTATGATGATCCGGAAGTGATCCTGATTCAGGTGCATGCCGAAGCGGCAGAGTACTGGAAGAGCGGCAATCTGGCCGAGAAGGCGACCTACATGTTCAAAAGAATAACCAACCAGAATACGGAAGATTCGAACCTCAATCAGACGGTTGAACTGGAATAG
- a CDS encoding TIM barrel protein gives MSSIKRAVSLYSYQDEYVRGKLTLEGCLQELAEIGVEGVEVITDQMFHNTPETDDASIRNWKRIVKETGIVPVCNDIFINTNLYHNRMLTKKENLDFLKKELVQAHKLGFPMVRLVSATPADIIEEALPLAEELNVIMALEVHAGMAFDNVMTQRFTEIMFKLNSPYLGLVVDTGIFCRRHPRVSTAFFLDQGLNPEIVKYIDDIFAGGGDPLELSHNKLPEDLEKMVRSRIDREYILFAGGYENKDFSVLDPYMPYVKHFHGKFWEMTEEGTEYSIPYKELIDYLKDKGYGGYIASEYEGGRFALPGTEIDAVAQVRMQQDMLRSYI, from the coding sequence ATGTCCAGTATTAAACGGGCGGTAAGCTTGTACAGCTACCAGGATGAATATGTACGCGGCAAATTGACGCTGGAAGGCTGTCTGCAGGAGCTGGCGGAGATTGGAGTGGAAGGAGTAGAGGTCATCACGGACCAGATGTTCCACAATACGCCGGAAACCGACGATGCGAGCATCAGGAACTGGAAACGGATCGTTAAGGAAACGGGGATCGTTCCGGTCTGCAACGATATTTTTATCAATACGAACCTGTATCATAACCGTATGCTTACCAAGAAAGAAAACTTGGATTTCCTGAAAAAAGAGCTGGTCCAGGCCCATAAGCTCGGCTTCCCGATGGTCCGCCTTGTTTCCGCCACACCGGCCGATATTATTGAGGAAGCCCTGCCGCTTGCCGAAGAGCTGAATGTCATCATGGCGCTTGAAGTGCATGCGGGAATGGCCTTTGACAATGTTATGACCCAGAGATTTACCGAGATCATGTTCAAGCTGAATTCGCCTTATCTGGGTCTGGTCGTGGATACAGGAATTTTCTGCCGCAGGCATCCGCGCGTATCCACAGCCTTTTTCCTTGATCAGGGCTTGAATCCTGAGATTGTTAAATACATCGACGATATTTTTGCCGGCGGCGGAGATCCGCTTGAGCTTTCCCATAACAAGCTTCCGGAAGACCTGGAAAAGATGGTTCGTTCCCGGATCGACAGAGAATACATTCTCTTCGCGGGCGGATATGAGAACAAGGATTTCTCCGTGCTGGACCCTTATATGCCGTATGTGAAGCATTTCCACGGCAAGTTCTGGGAAATGACGGAGGAAGGCACTGAATACTCCATCCCTTATAAGGAACTGATTGATTACCTGAAGGACAAAGGCTATGGGGGGTATATTGCCAGCGAATATGAGGGCGGCCGCTTTGCCCTTCCGGGAACCGAGATTGATGCGGTAGCCCAAGTGAGAATGCAGCAGGATATGCTGCGTTCCTATATCTAA
- a CDS encoding glycosyl hydrolase 53 family protein — MRTKRKITSVLLAVMLTVSSFSFGTAKAAAAEPSSPYIVNGGFETDFWADKSWSVDTAAWDQLDLQHYAYANDSWLIPDEGAHAFKYWMKTTASAGTSFTVQQNVPALPAGSYELTVKSMGGSGKEAGNVKLFAGSEQAAAVSTTGYNAWGTASLKFVLTRNTENLAVGADVSGGAGSWGYLDSFELKQLSTDAVPPVAADIFVKKVEGLRPDFIKGVDISSIISLENSGVRFYNEAGQIQDIFTTVHEAGVNYIRVRVWNDPFDSAGNGYGGGNNDLATAIEIGKRATANGMKLLVDFHYSDFWADPAKQHTPKAWENLSFADKKTALYNYTKESLQAMLDEGIDIGMVQVGNETNGQFAGESDWTKMSELFSAGSKAIRETDPGILVALHFTNPESSGRYATYAKTLQANNVDYDVFASSYYPFWHGTLSNLTAQLKQVADTYGKKVMVAETSYAFTAEDGDGHGNTAPQSSGQVLDYPISVQGQANSVRNVIEAVANVGEAGIGVFYWEPAWLPVGPKSELEHNKQIWEQYGSGWASSYAKEYDPKDAGVWYGGSAVDNQALFDFAGHPLASLNVFKYVNTGAVAPLAVDEIKDVTVTAIAGEPVQLPSVTDVTYNDGSTGTVAVTWNQTELEQAISTGAGSYVISGTAADGLGVKAYLVIKKENFILNAGFEQTDRSMWKITYGAESSPHTDYQNKAADAKTGNYSLHFYSAAGVHFSVSQTVYGLKPGYYNLSMFIQGGDAANPEMKLFAINGSGEVVSAATGVNGWTQWNNPEIGDILVTDGKLTVGAYVKADGGAWGTLDDFYLSYVKEAGGQEPNPGTENPGTENPGTETPGTETPGTENPGAENPGTETPVTQPSTGTTQSPAELITLSGDNGNAVITRTTQADGTKKDKVDYTAAKAAEAVSKAAAAGLDTVRLVLPDTDDKVSELEIGLAADTLKALSAGKVNLEINTVNARLILPQQTLALLGGDVEFKFTPVKNESAVKAVGERAKQEPVVQAAAGTGEVKVVGRPVVIETAVKDHPVELILPLPVNVIPADEAAKQAFLANLAIYVEHSDGQKVLLQPEVVQYSATQLGLKFSVSKFSTFTILNIANWAASQLPAHEPYMQGYPDGTFRPDQAMTRAEMAAVLSRIGAGQTAAGGAAGDAVYKDQARFGWAAEAIAQVTAGGLMSGYQDGSFGPDLFITRAEMAAIVVRWMKLDGAAAAAPFTDTAGHWSAGNIARVQAAGYMNGMPDGSFSPDQMLTRAEAVTIINRVLQRGPLYGIQTSSWTDVSTSHWAFRDIVEAAVSHKYSDRADGGEERE, encoded by the coding sequence ATGAGAACGAAGAGAAAAATAACCTCTGTATTGCTCGCCGTCATGCTGACCGTGAGTTCATTTTCATTCGGTACGGCTAAAGCGGCAGCAGCAGAGCCAAGCAGTCCGTATATTGTGAACGGAGGGTTCGAAACGGATTTTTGGGCCGATAAATCATGGAGTGTGGATACTGCCGCGTGGGATCAGCTGGATCTTCAGCATTACGCTTATGCCAATGATTCCTGGCTTATACCGGATGAAGGTGCACACGCTTTCAAATACTGGATGAAGACCACAGCCTCCGCAGGCACGTCGTTTACGGTGCAGCAGAATGTTCCTGCACTTCCGGCCGGCAGCTATGAGCTTACGGTTAAGTCGATGGGAGGCAGCGGCAAAGAGGCCGGCAACGTTAAGTTGTTCGCGGGAAGCGAGCAGGCAGCAGCTGTATCTACTACGGGTTATAACGCCTGGGGGACAGCCAGCCTCAAGTTTGTCCTCACCCGGAATACCGAGAATCTGGCCGTCGGAGCGGATGTCAGCGGCGGTGCGGGTTCGTGGGGGTATTTGGACAGCTTTGAGCTGAAGCAGCTGAGTACAGATGCGGTACCTCCGGTAGCTGCGGATATTTTTGTGAAGAAGGTAGAAGGTCTCCGGCCGGATTTTATCAAAGGCGTGGACATCTCCAGTATCATCTCGCTGGAAAACAGCGGAGTCCGTTTCTATAACGAGGCCGGGCAAATACAGGATATTTTTACAACCGTGCATGAAGCAGGGGTCAATTATATCCGGGTACGCGTGTGGAATGATCCCTTTGATTCGGCTGGGAACGGCTACGGCGGGGGCAACAATGATCTGGCAACGGCCATCGAAATCGGCAAAAGAGCGACGGCTAACGGCATGAAGCTGCTGGTGGACTTCCATTACTCCGACTTCTGGGCCGATCCGGCCAAGCAGCATACGCCAAAAGCCTGGGAAAACCTGAGCTTTGCCGACAAGAAAACGGCGCTGTACAACTATACAAAGGAAAGCCTGCAGGCCATGCTTGATGAAGGCATTGATATCGGAATGGTGCAGGTGGGCAATGAAACGAACGGGCAATTTGCCGGGGAATCCGACTGGACCAAGATGAGCGAGCTGTTCAGCGCAGGCAGTAAAGCGATCCGGGAGACCGATCCTGGTATCCTGGTGGCGCTGCATTTTACCAATCCGGAGTCGTCAGGCAGATATGCCACCTATGCAAAGACGCTGCAGGCCAATAATGTGGACTATGATGTCTTCGCAAGCTCGTATTATCCGTTCTGGCACGGGACATTGAGCAATCTGACAGCCCAGCTGAAGCAGGTTGCCGACACGTACGGTAAAAAAGTGATGGTCGCCGAAACCTCCTACGCTTTCACAGCCGAGGACGGGGACGGGCACGGGAATACTGCGCCGCAGAGCTCGGGTCAGGTGCTGGATTATCCGATCAGCGTGCAGGGCCAGGCCAATTCGGTGAGAAATGTGATTGAAGCGGTGGCGAATGTGGGTGAGGCAGGCATCGGGGTGTTCTATTGGGAGCCGGCCTGGCTTCCGGTAGGTCCAAAATCCGAGCTGGAGCACAATAAGCAGATCTGGGAGCAGTACGGCTCCGGCTGGGCTTCCAGCTATGCTAAGGAATATGATCCGAAGGATGCAGGCGTATGGTATGGCGGAAGTGCGGTGGATAATCAGGCGCTGTTTGATTTTGCCGGGCATCCGCTGGCTTCACTGAATGTATTCAAGTATGTCAACACGGGTGCGGTTGCTCCGCTGGCCGTTGATGAAATCAAGGATGTAACGGTTACTGCGATTGCCGGCGAGCCGGTCCAATTACCGTCTGTTACCGATGTGACCTACAATGACGGAAGCACCGGAACAGTGGCTGTTACCTGGAATCAGACAGAGCTGGAGCAGGCGATCAGCACGGGTGCGGGCAGCTATGTGATCAGCGGAACGGCTGCGGACGGACTAGGCGTGAAGGCTTATCTCGTGATCAAAAAAGAGAACTTTATCCTTAACGCAGGCTTTGAGCAAACCGACCGGAGCATGTGGAAAATCACTTACGGCGCGGAAAGCAGCCCGCATACCGATTATCAGAACAAAGCGGCAGATGCCAAAACAGGCAACTATTCGCTGCACTTCTATTCGGCTGCCGGAGTCCACTTCAGCGTATCACAGACCGTGTACGGCCTGAAGCCGGGCTATTATAATCTTTCGATGTTCATTCAGGGCGGCGATGCGGCCAATCCCGAAATGAAGCTGTTTGCCATAAACGGCAGCGGCGAGGTCGTCTCAGCGGCTACGGGAGTGAACGGCTGGACACAGTGGAACAATCCGGAGATCGGGGATATCCTGGTGACGGACGGCAAGCTGACTGTCGGAGCCTATGTAAAAGCGGACGGAGGCGCGTGGGGCACGCTGGATGACTTCTATTTAAGCTACGTGAAGGAAGCTGGCGGACAGGAGCCTAATCCGGGAACGGAGAATCCAGGAACAGAGAATCCGGGAACAGAGACACCGGGGACAGAGACACCAGGAACGGAGAATCCAGGAGCAGAGAATCCGGGAACAGAAACGCCTGTTACACAGCCGTCTACGGGTACAACCCAGTCCCCGGCTGAGCTGATTACCCTTAGCGGGGATAACGGCAACGCGGTAATCACCCGTACGACTCAGGCGGACGGGACCAAGAAAGACAAGGTCGATTATACTGCGGCAAAAGCGGCTGAAGCCGTCAGCAAGGCGGCAGCAGCCGGACTGGATACCGTGCGTCTCGTTCTGCCGGATACCGATGATAAGGTGTCAGAGCTGGAGATCGGCTTAGCCGCTGATACGCTGAAGGCGCTGTCTGCCGGCAAAGTGAATCTGGAGATTAACACAGTTAATGCGCGGCTGATCCTGCCGCAGCAAACCTTGGCACTGCTGGGCGGGGATGTCGAGTTCAAGTTCACTCCGGTGAAAAATGAGAGTGCGGTTAAAGCAGTCGGTGAACGGGCGAAGCAGGAGCCGGTTGTTCAGGCGGCAGCAGGTACCGGAGAGGTCAAAGTCGTAGGCCGTCCGGTTGTTATTGAGACAGCAGTGAAGGATCATCCGGTAGAGCTGATTCTCCCGCTGCCGGTCAATGTGATTCCGGCAGATGAAGCAGCCAAGCAAGCGTTCCTGGCTAATCTGGCCATCTATGTCGAGCACAGCGATGGACAAAAGGTGCTGCTGCAGCCGGAGGTTGTCCAGTATTCGGCAACTCAGCTGGGGCTGAAATTCAGTGTCAGCAAATTCAGTACCTTTACTATCCTGAATATAGCAAACTGGGCGGCTTCGCAATTGCCGGCTCACGAACCGTATATGCAGGGTTATCCTGACGGCACATTCAGACCGGACCAGGCGATGACCAGAGCGGAGATGGCAGCTGTATTGTCCCGGATCGGTGCAGGTCAGACTGCAGCTGGCGGTGCTGCTGGGGATGCAGTCTATAAAGACCAAGCCCGTTTCGGATGGGCAGCCGAAGCTATTGCACAAGTAACAGCGGGCGGCCTGATGAGCGGCTATCAGGATGGCAGCTTTGGCCCGGATCTGTTCATCACCAGAGCGGAGATGGCAGCGATTGTTGTCCGCTGGATGAAGCTGGACGGAGCAGCAGCAGCTGCTCCGTTCACCGATACCGCCGGGCATTGGTCAGCCGGTAATATCGCACGGGTTCAAGCTGCCGGCTACATGAACGGCATGCCGGACGGCAGCTTCTCACCGGATCAGATGCTGACCCGGGCGGAAGCCGTAACGATCATTAACAGGGTACTGCAGCGCGGACCGCTGTACGGCATCCAGACCTCTTCGTGGACAGATGTATCCACCAGCCACTGGGCATTCCGCGATATCGTAGAAGCTGCTGTCAGCCATAAATATAGTGACAGAGCAGATGGCGGGGAAGAGCGGGAGTAG